Proteins encoded within one genomic window of Brachybacterium sp. P6-10-X1:
- a CDS encoding Rv3654c family TadE-like protein gives MSTGAAGVLAWTGAATAAVAGLSLLGTGVLAASQAATAADLAALAGADALAAASTRPCEVAAEAAARNDARLTSCERRAWDVLVEVEVDASPLPPASARARAGPGPEELP, from the coding sequence ATGAGCACCGGGGCCGCCGGGGTGCTGGCCTGGACCGGGGCCGCGACCGCTGCCGTCGCGGGGCTGTCCCTACTGGGCACCGGGGTGCTGGCGGCGTCGCAGGCGGCCACCGCCGCGGATCTGGCGGCCCTCGCCGGGGCCGACGCCCTCGCGGCCGCGAGCACCCGGCCCTGCGAGGTCGCGGCGGAGGCCGCTGCGCGCAACGACGCCCGGCTGACCAGCTGCGAGCGACGCGCCTGGGACGTCCTGGTGGAGGTCGAGGTCGACGCCTCGCCACTGCCCCCGGCGAGCGCTCGAGCCCGGGCGGGGCCCGGACCCGAGGAGCTGCCCTGA
- a CDS encoding universal stress protein produces the protein MTATPPPAPHDGPARQDDEPTAHDDRPGPVLVAVVSEQPPVVVRTAASFAHRLGTDLLCAWVDTSRYVLAQMPDGALATLPLDPDLVEAPADGLDPGLETAIAAALHPLPVRWSARSLAGGAAQELAALAEEVDAEMIVVGTREAGWRGSLHELLGGSVAVQLAHRQHRPVMVVPLGPDSDGAVLPDHPEEYA, from the coding sequence ATGACCGCCACCCCACCCCCCGCACCGCACGACGGCCCCGCACGGCAGGACGACGAGCCGACAGCCCACGACGACCGCCCCGGACCCGTCCTGGTCGCCGTGGTGTCCGAGCAGCCACCCGTCGTCGTCCGGACCGCGGCGTCCTTCGCCCACCGTCTCGGCACGGACCTTCTGTGCGCCTGGGTCGACACGTCCCGGTACGTCCTCGCCCAGATGCCCGACGGCGCCCTGGCGACCCTGCCGCTGGATCCGGATCTGGTCGAGGCACCGGCCGACGGCCTCGACCCCGGCCTCGAGACGGCCATCGCCGCGGCCCTGCACCCGCTGCCGGTGCGCTGGTCGGCCCGATCCCTGGCGGGCGGTGCGGCCCAGGAGCTCGCCGCCCTCGCCGAGGAGGTCGACGCCGAGATGATCGTGGTCGGCACCCGCGAGGCCGGATGGAGAGGATCGCTTCACGAGCTGCTCGGCGGATCCGTCGCGGTCCAGCTCGCCCACCGTCAGCACCGCCCCGTGATGGTGGTGCCGCTGGGCCCGGATTCCGACGGCGCGGTGCTCCCCGACCACCCCGAGGAGTACGCATGA
- a CDS encoding CrcB family protein, protein MSARPRPAHRRPGLLALVALGGAAGTACRAGLDTEIPDVGGVSSTILLINVLGAFLLGLLLDSLARRGPDQGRRQRMRLLLGTGFLGGFTTYSTLATHTALLMGSGSPAAGVAYGLMTVLGGGLATWAGIAVAAALSPRPATGPRTTATPSTQGRR, encoded by the coding sequence ATGAGCGCCCGACCGCGCCCCGCCCACCGTCGGCCCGGGCTCCTCGCCCTGGTCGCGCTCGGCGGCGCGGCGGGCACGGCCTGCCGAGCGGGGCTGGACACCGAGATCCCCGATGTCGGCGGCGTGTCCTCGACGATCCTGCTGATCAACGTGCTGGGGGCGTTCCTCCTGGGGCTGCTGCTGGACTCCCTCGCCCGCCGCGGCCCGGACCAGGGCCGACGGCAGCGGATGCGCCTGCTCCTGGGTACCGGGTTCCTCGGCGGTTTCACCACCTACAGCACGCTCGCGACCCACACCGCGCTGCTGATGGGCAGCGGCTCCCCCGCTGCGGGTGTCGCCTACGGCCTGATGACGGTGCTCGGAGGGGGCCTCGCGACCTGGGCCGGCATCGCCGTCGCCGCGGCGCTGAGCCCGCGCCCGGCGACGGGACCGCGCACGACGGCGACGCCCTCGACGCAGGGGCGCCGATGA
- the crcB gene encoding fluoride efflux transporter CrcB — MTPLLFLLLSVAGGIGAATRFLLDGMIRDRTDGSAPWGTILINLSGSLLLGLLTGAVLAHAAPGPWQLVLGTGFLGGYTTFSSASIETVRLLQERRLGAGMLNGLGSLLGTCILAALGLWLGSML, encoded by the coding sequence ATGACGCCGCTGCTGTTCCTGCTGCTCTCGGTCGCCGGCGGGATCGGCGCCGCGACCCGATTCCTGCTGGACGGCATGATCCGCGACCGCACCGACGGCTCCGCGCCGTGGGGCACGATCCTCATCAACCTCAGCGGCTCGCTGCTGCTGGGGCTGCTCACCGGCGCGGTGCTGGCCCATGCGGCGCCCGGGCCCTGGCAGCTGGTGCTCGGCACGGGCTTCCTGGGCGGGTACACGACGTTCTCCTCCGCGAGCATCGAGACCGTGCGGCTGCTCCAGGAACGACGCCTCGGGGCCGGGATGCTGAACGGCCTGGGCAGCCTGCTCGGGACGTGCATCCTGGCGGCGCTCGGCCTCTGGCTCGGCAGCATGCTCTGA
- a CDS encoding DEAD/DEAH box helicase yields the protein MRAGRAADLLADLSQPLTRRACLTHVEQRPARPGRRGSFPDWADPRLLTHLGEQGITAPWTHQEQAAQLAHEGTNVVLATATASGKSLAYLLPMLTAVGARELDPGARRATALYLSPTKALAADQLTNITAMADGAGLRDARIAVYDGDTPTEQRRWVRRHGTVVLTNPDMVHFGILPGHEQWASFFRALRYVVIDECHSYRGVFGSHVAMVMRRLRRIAAHYRAEPTFILASATTADPELSASRLIGQDVAPVTEDGSPRAGLTVGLWEPGTRTRVDGRGPEPDPTETDEAADGDDGPDGTRHRSGSEEPLRRSATSEAGALLADLVEQDVQTLVFARSRRGAELVSSGARRLLEQKAEHALSPQLADRARRVAAYRGGYLARERRELEDALRSGDLRALASTNALELGIDIAGLDAVVIAGWPGTRASLWQQFGRAGRRQERGGDALALFVARENPLDTYVVHHPETLFGAEVEAAVFDPANPYVMTPHLCAAASELAIRDGEEEIFGPTARELLRTLAARGVLRARPSGWYWTMTASAHELTDLRGSGGEPVRIVEEASGTLLGTVDAASAHTQVHDGAVYIHQRTSYVVRHLDVEQAVAFVRREDPLHSTHPQSTSTIRIRQTDREVAWADGVQLCFGTVDVTDQVTGYQVRDVFTQAVLAQHALDLPPRTLTTKAVWWVIPQSRTDAAEIPGEELPGALHAAEHAAISMLPLLATCDRWDIGGVSAAQHEDTGEPTIFVYDGAPGGAGFAERGADDAAAWVRATADMIAECRCEAGCPACVVSPKCGNGNEPLSKPEAEKLLDLLRPEAPATS from the coding sequence ATGCGGGCAGGCAGAGCGGCCGACCTCCTGGCCGATCTTTCGCAGCCGCTGACCCGCCGGGCCTGCCTCACCCACGTCGAGCAGCGTCCCGCCCGGCCCGGGCGGCGCGGCAGCTTCCCCGACTGGGCCGATCCGCGTCTTCTGACGCACCTCGGCGAGCAGGGGATCACCGCGCCCTGGACCCACCAGGAGCAGGCCGCGCAGCTGGCGCACGAGGGGACGAACGTGGTCCTCGCCACGGCGACCGCCTCGGGCAAGTCGCTGGCGTACCTGCTGCCGATGCTCACCGCCGTCGGCGCGCGCGAGCTCGACCCCGGGGCGCGCCGCGCCACCGCCCTGTATCTCTCGCCGACGAAGGCGCTGGCTGCCGATCAGCTGACCAACATCACCGCGATGGCGGACGGGGCCGGGCTGCGCGATGCCCGGATCGCGGTCTACGACGGCGACACCCCGACCGAGCAGCGGCGCTGGGTGCGTCGGCACGGCACCGTCGTGCTGACCAACCCGGACATGGTGCACTTCGGGATCCTGCCCGGGCACGAGCAGTGGGCGAGCTTCTTCCGGGCGCTGCGCTACGTGGTCATCGACGAGTGCCACAGCTACCGCGGCGTCTTCGGCAGTCATGTGGCGATGGTGATGCGGCGCCTGCGACGGATCGCCGCCCATTACCGCGCCGAACCCACGTTCATCCTGGCCTCGGCCACGACCGCCGACCCCGAGCTGTCGGCGAGCCGGCTGATCGGTCAGGACGTCGCACCGGTCACCGAGGACGGATCGCCGCGGGCCGGATTGACCGTCGGCCTGTGGGAGCCGGGCACCCGCACCCGGGTCGACGGCCGGGGCCCCGAGCCCGACCCGACGGAGACGGACGAGGCCGCGGACGGGGACGACGGCCCCGACGGGACGCGGCACCGGTCCGGCTCCGAGGAACCGCTGCGCCGCTCGGCCACCAGCGAGGCGGGCGCACTGCTGGCGGACCTCGTCGAGCAGGACGTCCAGACCCTCGTCTTCGCCCGCTCCCGTCGCGGTGCGGAGCTGGTCTCCAGCGGGGCCCGGCGCCTGCTCGAGCAGAAGGCCGAGCACGCGCTGTCCCCGCAGCTGGCCGACCGGGCGCGACGGGTGGCGGCCTACCGCGGTGGCTACCTGGCCCGGGAGCGCCGCGAGCTCGAGGACGCCCTGCGCTCCGGGGACCTGCGGGCGCTGGCCTCCACCAACGCCCTCGAGCTGGGCATCGACATCGCCGGGCTCGACGCCGTGGTGATCGCCGGCTGGCCCGGCACCCGCGCTTCCCTGTGGCAGCAGTTCGGACGCGCCGGCCGCCGCCAGGAGCGCGGGGGTGATGCGCTGGCGCTGTTCGTGGCGCGGGAGAACCCGCTGGACACCTACGTCGTCCACCATCCCGAGACGTTGTTCGGCGCCGAGGTGGAGGCGGCCGTGTTCGATCCCGCGAACCCCTACGTGATGACGCCCCACCTCTGTGCCGCGGCCTCCGAGCTCGCGATCCGAGACGGCGAGGAGGAGATCTTCGGGCCCACCGCGCGGGAGCTGCTGAGAACCCTGGCCGCCCGCGGGGTCCTGCGCGCCCGGCCGAGCGGATGGTACTGGACCATGACCGCGTCCGCCCACGAGCTGACGGATCTGCGCGGCAGCGGCGGGGAGCCGGTGCGGATCGTCGAGGAGGCCAGCGGCACCCTGTTGGGCACCGTCGACGCCGCCAGCGCCCACACCCAGGTCCACGACGGTGCCGTCTACATCCACCAGCGCACCAGCTACGTGGTGCGCCACCTCGACGTCGAGCAGGCGGTCGCCTTCGTCCGCCGCGAGGACCCGCTGCACTCCACCCACCCGCAGTCCACCTCGACCATCCGCATCCGCCAGACGGACCGCGAGGTCGCCTGGGCCGACGGTGTCCAGCTCTGCTTCGGCACCGTGGACGTGACCGACCAGGTCACCGGCTACCAGGTGCGGGACGTGTTCACCCAGGCGGTGCTCGCCCAGCACGCGCTGGACCTGCCCCCGCGCACCCTGACCACGAAGGCCGTGTGGTGGGTGATCCCGCAGTCCCGGACCGATGCCGCCGAGATCCCTGGTGAGGAGCTGCCCGGCGCGCTGCACGCGGCCGAGCACGCCGCGATCTCGATGCTGCCGCTGCTGGCGACCTGCGACCGCTGGGACATCGGCGGGGTCTCTGCCGCCCAGCACGAGGACACCGGCGAGCCGACGATCTTCGTCTACGACGGCGCTCCGGGCGGGGCCGGCTTCGCCGAGCGCGGGGCCGACGACGCCGCCGCCTGGGTGCGGGCCACCGCGGACATGATCGCCGAATGCCGCTGCGAGGCGGGCTGCCCCGCCTGCGTCGTCTCCCCCAAGTGCGGCAACGGCAACGAGCCGCTGTCCAAACCGGAAGCGGAGAAGCTGCTGGACCTGCTGCGGCCGGAGGCCCCGGCGACGTCCTGA
- a CDS encoding methyltransferase has protein sequence MPSDAPSAPPRALPALIPALRADLLAAPYTSEALEALLGPVAAAALARENAVPARRVTEPLLDPAAVLLRLFTLGAVVPRSLVRTALPTLGVDGALRLGLLAPAAEPKAYARDDRAADDPDTPLRALIDLAPYAASDDAGEISWWIASDLSEMATGRELSPEHVLGVGGASLTLARITPRDPVGTVLDVGCGGGIQAMHASRHADRVIATDLSERALDFAAFNAALNGIELELRQGSLLEPVGEETVDLIVSNPPFVITPRGRAREVPQDVGTEPSVPADGTATGTPVWTYRDGGLAGDTLLAELLSALPAHLAPGGRAVLLGNWEIAHGAPFDEHPRSWLAPAAEDGVDAWVIQREQEDPAQYAETWVRDAGVTARDPRWPALVGSWLEDFAGRDVEAVGFGYLLLRRPDAGPTAARRGVLRTEVATGTGTGSLASHLAAGLMALDVLAGRDDDALAADRLVRADDVVERRHLTPGAWDPMLIELVQGAGLARVVRTDQILAATVGALDGTLTVAQIVSAVCALTDADPDEALEQVLPSLRDLVITSMVTL, from the coding sequence ATGCCATCCGACGCACCATCGGCTCCCCCGAGGGCACTGCCGGCGCTGATCCCGGCCCTGCGTGCCGATCTGCTCGCCGCCCCGTACACGAGCGAGGCGCTCGAGGCCCTGCTGGGGCCCGTCGCGGCCGCGGCGCTGGCGCGCGAGAACGCGGTCCCTGCCCGTCGCGTGACAGAGCCGCTGCTCGATCCCGCCGCGGTGCTGCTGCGACTGTTCACCCTGGGCGCCGTGGTGCCGCGCTCGCTGGTTCGGACGGCCCTGCCCACCCTCGGCGTCGACGGCGCCCTGCGCCTGGGTCTGCTGGCGCCGGCCGCCGAGCCCAAGGCGTACGCCCGGGACGATCGCGCCGCCGACGATCCGGACACCCCGCTGCGTGCCCTGATCGACCTCGCCCCCTATGCCGCGAGCGACGACGCGGGCGAGATCTCCTGGTGGATCGCCTCGGACCTCTCGGAGATGGCGACCGGCCGTGAGCTGTCGCCCGAGCATGTCCTCGGTGTGGGCGGCGCCTCGCTCACGCTGGCCCGGATCACGCCGCGCGACCCGGTGGGAACGGTGCTGGACGTCGGCTGCGGCGGCGGGATCCAGGCGATGCATGCCTCCCGTCACGCCGACCGCGTGATCGCCACCGACCTGTCCGAGCGGGCCCTGGACTTCGCCGCCTTCAACGCCGCGCTGAACGGGATCGAACTCGAGCTGCGCCAGGGCTCGCTGCTGGAGCCGGTGGGCGAGGAGACCGTCGACCTGATCGTCTCCAACCCGCCCTTCGTCATCACCCCGCGGGGCCGGGCGCGCGAGGTCCCCCAGGACGTCGGGACGGAGCCGTCGGTCCCGGCCGACGGAACCGCCACCGGGACCCCGGTGTGGACCTACCGCGACGGCGGCCTCGCCGGCGACACCCTGCTGGCCGAGCTGCTGAGCGCCCTGCCCGCCCATCTCGCGCCGGGCGGCCGCGCCGTCCTGCTCGGCAACTGGGAGATCGCCCACGGCGCACCCTTCGACGAGCATCCTCGCTCCTGGCTCGCGCCCGCCGCGGAGGACGGCGTCGACGCGTGGGTGATCCAGCGCGAGCAGGAGGATCCCGCACAGTACGCGGAGACCTGGGTCCGCGACGCCGGGGTCACCGCCCGCGATCCGCGCTGGCCCGCCCTGGTGGGGTCCTGGCTCGAGGACTTCGCCGGGCGCGACGTCGAGGCCGTCGGCTTCGGCTATCTCCTGCTGCGCCGCCCGGACGCGGGCCCGACCGCCGCTCGCCGCGGCGTGCTGCGCACCGAGGTGGCCACCGGCACCGGGACGGGTTCCCTGGCATCCCACCTCGCCGCCGGGCTCATGGCGCTCGACGTCCTCGCGGGACGGGACGACGACGCTCTCGCGGCGGATCGGCTCGTGCGCGCCGATGACGTCGTCGAGCGCCGCCATCTGACGCCGGGCGCCTGGGATCCGATGCTGATCGAGCTGGTCCAGGGAGCGGGCCTCGCCCGCGTGGTCCGCACCGATCAGATCCTGGCCGCGACCGTCGGCGCCCTGGACGGCACCCTCACCGTCGCCCAGATCGTCTCCGCGGTGTGCGCCCTGACCGATGCCGACCCCGACGAGGCCCTCGAGCAGGTGCTGCCGAGCCTGCGCGACCTCGTCATCACATCGATGGTGACCCTGTGA
- a CDS encoding phosphatase PAP2 family protein, producing the protein MNDPLDAPAAPTPQRPRGATVRPLLALLTAAACAALIVLLVRTAVGTASGQRLDQLILSGAQDDEGTLGQYAASAVGTVSLPVMAGLLATAVVLVLLRRRLYLLLPLGLLVVGANLTTQVLKHLVVSREALGPGIDITPNSFPSGHTTLAAAATIAVVLASGRARVVLAPLGALWTAAAGIGTLVLGWHRPSDVIGAILIVAGWTFLVLFLDGLHTRRRLGRAAPSPGHGRRRRGGASPAGGPRRRPRMSRADAMIAALLGLAGVAGLAYGSLELSSLRLPLDLEDVAQQQDSFPAMAALIGGGTAAWMALVLVLRSPISHRSRSGDRVP; encoded by the coding sequence GTGAACGATCCTCTCGACGCCCCCGCCGCCCCGACGCCGCAGCGCCCTCGCGGCGCGACGGTCCGGCCGCTGCTGGCCCTGCTGACCGCGGCCGCCTGCGCCGCCTTGATCGTGCTGCTGGTCCGCACAGCGGTCGGCACCGCGAGCGGGCAGCGGCTGGACCAGCTGATCCTCTCGGGAGCCCAGGACGACGAGGGGACCCTCGGCCAGTACGCGGCATCCGCCGTGGGGACCGTGAGCCTCCCGGTGATGGCCGGGCTGCTCGCGACCGCCGTCGTGCTGGTGCTGCTGCGTCGACGCCTGTACCTGCTGCTCCCGCTGGGCCTGCTGGTGGTCGGCGCGAACCTCACCACCCAGGTCCTCAAGCACCTGGTGGTCTCCCGGGAGGCGCTGGGCCCGGGCATCGACATCACCCCGAACTCCTTCCCCTCCGGCCACACCACCCTGGCCGCGGCCGCGACGATCGCCGTGGTGCTCGCCTCGGGCCGGGCGCGCGTGGTCCTCGCCCCGCTGGGCGCCCTGTGGACCGCCGCGGCGGGCATCGGCACCCTGGTACTGGGCTGGCACCGGCCCAGCGATGTGATCGGCGCGATCCTGATCGTGGCCGGGTGGACCTTCCTGGTCCTGTTCCTCGACGGGCTGCACACCCGCCGCCGGCTCGGCCGGGCCGCGCCCTCTCCGGGGCACGGAAGACGTCGACGGGGCGGGGCGAGTCCGGCCGGCGGCCCGCGGCGTCGTCCGCGCATGTCTCGGGCCGACGCGATGATCGCCGCGCTGCTCGGCCTGGCAGGCGTGGCGGGGCTGGCCTACGGATCGCTCGAGCTGTCCTCCCTGCGGCTCCCGCTGGATCTCGAGGACGTCGCCCAGCAGCAGGATTCCTTCCCCGCCATGGCCGCCCTGATCGGCGGCGGCACCGCTGCGTGGATGGCGCTGGTGCTCGTCCTGCGCTCGCCGATCTCACACAGGAGCCGCTCCGGCGACCGTGTACCGTGA
- the topA gene encoding type I DNA topoisomerase, with translation MTGGRHLVIVESPTKARTIAPYLGDGFDVMASVGHIRDIPVPRDLPAEMKKGPYGKFGVDVENGFDPYYIVNAEKKKTVADLKKALKDADTLYLATDEDREGEAIAWHLLETLKPKKSLPVKRMVFHEITKDAILGALESTRDIDTDLVDAQETRRILDRLVGFELSPVLWRKIKPSLSAGRVQSVATRLVVERERERMAFVPADYWDVTGTFAAETGQFSAKIATVDGSRVATGSDFADDGTLKPKAKNAAVLTEESTKTLVEALTDAPAEVAALESKPYTRRPAAPFTTSSLQQEASRKLRLGARQSMRVAQSLYENGYITYMRTDSVTLSGEAITASRGQAAELYGSQYVPDKPRYYQTKSQSAQEAHEAIRPAGDRFRTPADVAGQLSGDEFRLYELIWKRTVASQMADAKGTTSTVELSLTQSGRTATFRAAGTVITFRGFLAAYEEGRDASRYGNDDSGDKRLPQMEEGQQLDTRELTPDGHTTTPPPRYTEASLVRALEERGIGRPSTYASTVATVQDRGYVLRRGSALVPSWTAFAVVRLLEEHFGAFIDYDFTAQMEQQLDRMAQGELGRKQYLEEFYLGDGEQGPIGLKRMVDDLGDIDARAINSIEIGEGITLRVGRYGAYVERAARDEDGELIEGAAPQRSSVSDDVAPDELTVEVAQEMLERAKDDGRVLGTDPETGHEVVAKDGRFGPYVSEVLPEVEGDKTPKSKKPKPRTGSLLKSMDLATVTLEDALKLLSLPRVVGTTEDGTPVTAQNGRYGPYLKKGTDSRSLETEDQIFSITMEEAEKLYAQPKTRGRAAAKPPLKELGTDPTSEKPIVIKDGRFGPYITDGATNVSLRSTESVEEITEKVAVEKLAEKRAKGPAKKKTPAKRSTATKSSTAKKSTTTKSSTTKK, from the coding sequence GTGACAGGCGGACGGCATCTGGTGATCGTCGAGTCCCCGACGAAGGCGCGCACCATCGCGCCCTACCTCGGCGACGGATTCGACGTGATGGCCTCGGTGGGGCACATCCGTGACATCCCGGTGCCCCGTGACCTGCCGGCCGAGATGAAGAAGGGGCCGTACGGCAAGTTCGGCGTCGACGTCGAGAACGGCTTCGACCCGTACTACATCGTCAACGCGGAGAAGAAGAAGACCGTCGCGGACCTCAAGAAGGCCCTCAAGGATGCCGACACCCTCTACCTCGCCACCGATGAGGACCGCGAGGGCGAGGCGATCGCCTGGCACCTGCTGGAGACGCTCAAGCCCAAGAAGTCCTTGCCGGTCAAGCGCATGGTGTTCCACGAGATCACCAAGGACGCGATCCTCGGCGCTCTCGAGAGCACCCGTGACATCGACACCGATCTGGTCGATGCGCAGGAGACCCGCCGCATCCTGGACCGCCTGGTGGGCTTCGAGCTGTCGCCGGTGCTGTGGCGCAAGATCAAGCCGTCCCTCTCCGCCGGGCGGGTGCAGTCGGTCGCGACCCGCCTCGTGGTCGAGCGGGAGCGGGAGCGGATGGCCTTCGTCCCCGCCGACTATTGGGATGTGACCGGCACCTTCGCGGCCGAGACGGGTCAGTTCAGCGCGAAGATCGCCACGGTCGACGGTTCCCGCGTCGCCACCGGCTCCGACTTCGCCGACGACGGCACGCTGAAGCCGAAGGCGAAGAACGCCGCCGTCCTGACCGAGGAATCCACGAAAACCCTGGTCGAGGCGCTGACTGACGCCCCCGCCGAGGTCGCCGCGCTGGAGTCCAAGCCGTACACCCGCCGGCCGGCCGCGCCCTTCACCACCTCCTCGCTGCAGCAGGAGGCCTCCCGCAAGCTGCGCCTGGGGGCCCGCCAGTCGATGCGGGTGGCCCAGTCGCTGTACGAGAACGGGTACATCACGTACATGCGTACCGATTCGGTCACGCTCTCCGGGGAGGCGATCACGGCCTCCCGCGGCCAGGCCGCCGAGCTGTACGGCTCCCAGTACGTGCCGGACAAGCCGCGCTACTACCAGACCAAGTCCCAGAGCGCGCAGGAGGCGCACGAGGCGATCCGCCCCGCCGGGGATCGTTTTCGCACCCCGGCGGACGTGGCCGGGCAGCTCTCGGGCGACGAGTTCCGCCTGTACGAGCTGATCTGGAAGCGCACGGTCGCCTCGCAGATGGCCGACGCCAAGGGCACCACCTCCACCGTCGAGCTCTCGCTGACGCAGTCCGGGCGCACGGCGACTTTCCGCGCCGCCGGCACCGTGATCACCTTCCGCGGCTTCCTGGCCGCCTATGAGGAGGGGCGCGATGCCAGCCGGTACGGCAACGACGACTCCGGCGACAAGCGCCTGCCGCAGATGGAGGAGGGCCAACAGCTCGACACCCGCGAGCTGACCCCGGACGGCCACACCACGACGCCTCCCCCGCGCTACACCGAGGCCTCGCTGGTGCGGGCGCTGGAGGAGCGCGGCATCGGCCGCCCCTCGACCTATGCCTCCACCGTCGCCACGGTGCAGGACCGCGGCTACGTGCTGCGCCGGGGCAGCGCCCTGGTGCCCAGCTGGACCGCCTTCGCCGTGGTGCGCCTGCTCGAGGAGCATTTCGGGGCATTCATCGACTACGATTTCACCGCCCAGATGGAGCAGCAGCTGGACCGGATGGCCCAGGGCGAGCTGGGCCGCAAGCAGTACCTCGAGGAGTTCTACCTCGGAGACGGCGAACAGGGCCCCATCGGGCTCAAGCGCATGGTCGACGACCTGGGCGACATCGACGCCCGAGCGATCAACAGCATCGAGATCGGCGAGGGCATCACGCTGCGCGTGGGCCGTTACGGCGCGTATGTCGAAAGGGCGGCGCGGGACGAGGACGGTGAGCTCATCGAGGGCGCTGCTCCGCAGCGCTCCTCGGTCTCGGACGACGTCGCTCCCGACGAGCTGACCGTCGAGGTGGCGCAGGAGATGCTGGAGCGGGCCAAGGACGACGGGCGGGTGCTGGGCACCGATCCGGAGACCGGCCACGAGGTCGTCGCCAAGGACGGCCGCTTCGGTCCCTACGTCAGCGAGGTCCTGCCGGAGGTCGAGGGCGACAAGACGCCGAAGTCCAAGAAGCCGAAACCCCGCACTGGCTCGCTGCTGAAGTCCATGGACCTGGCCACCGTCACCCTCGAGGACGCGCTGAAGCTGTTGAGCCTGCCGCGCGTGGTCGGCACCACCGAGGACGGCACCCCCGTCACGGCGCAGAACGGCCGCTACGGCCCGTATCTCAAGAAGGGCACGGACTCCCGCTCGCTGGAGACCGAGGACCAGATCTTCTCCATCACGATGGAGGAGGCCGAGAAGCTCTACGCCCAGCCCAAGACCCGGGGTCGAGCCGCCGCCAAGCCACCGCTGAAGGAGCTCGGCACCGATCCGACCAGCGAGAAGCCGATCGTGATCAAGGACGGTCGCTTCGGCCCGTACATCACCGACGGCGCCACGAACGTCTCGCTGCGCTCCACCGAGAGCGTCGAGGAGATCACCGAGAAGGTCGCGGTCGAGAAGCTCGCGGAGAAGCGCGCGAAGGGGCCCGCGAAGAAGAAGACCCCGGCCAAGCGCTCGACCGCGACGAAGAGCTCGACCGCGAAGAAGAGCACGACGACGAAGAGCTCGACTACGAAGAAGTAA